The proteins below come from a single Comamonas antarctica genomic window:
- a CDS encoding MaoC family dehydratase has product MPRLGQGYVWQDLQVGQCFRTFRRTVTETDLVNFIGVTGMLEAIFIEDGYEGAAMAGRPVPGALTYSLIEGLILQTMIQGTGLAMLELQQKIFAPVVVGDTVHAVIEVTAIRPTSRSGRAVVSSRIDVWNQKQQLVMSYLAKRLLAGRDPR; this is encoded by the coding sequence ATGCCGCGCCTGGGCCAGGGCTACGTCTGGCAGGACCTGCAGGTGGGGCAGTGCTTTCGCACCTTCCGCCGCACCGTGACAGAGACCGACCTGGTCAATTTCATTGGCGTCACGGGCATGCTCGAAGCCATCTTCATCGAGGACGGCTACGAAGGCGCGGCCATGGCGGGCCGGCCCGTTCCCGGTGCTCTGACCTACAGCCTGATCGAAGGCCTGATCCTGCAGACCATGATCCAGGGCACGGGGCTGGCCATGCTGGAGCTGCAGCAGAAGATCTTCGCGCCGGTGGTCGTGGGCGACACGGTGCACGCCGTGATCGAGGTCACCGCAATCCGCCCCACCTCGCGCAGCGGCCGCGCGGTGGTGAGCTCGCGCATCGACGTCTGGAACCAGAAGCAGCAGCTCGTCATGAGCTATCTGGCCAAGCGCCTGCTCGCCGGGCGCGATCCGCGCTGA
- a CDS encoding tripartite tricarboxylate transporter substrate binding protein, with protein MTKQRNTLRIWQALGVAAVAGTGVLPAAWAQAWPAKPITMVVPFPPGGPTDIVARLLAQNIAQQLGQSIVVDNRPGANGNIGNAAVAKAAPDGYTVLYNTSSIALSPALYKKLSYDVNKELAPVALTAVVPLALVTRQDLPAKSVPEFMAWLKAQGGKASYGSAGNGNVTHLAAFQMLHAARLEASHIPYKGSAPADLALAGGQIDFLTDTINSVIPFIKSKHMNLLAVTTAERMSLFPEVPTLAESGLRGFEAGAWQGIMVPAGTPADVIARLNTAVNRALKNPEVLAKLAQQGTEALGSSPEQYGAYLQKELKRWKEVVAVTGVSLD; from the coding sequence ATGACCAAGCAAAGGAACACCCTTCGGATATGGCAGGCGCTGGGCGTTGCCGCAGTGGCGGGCACCGGCGTGCTGCCCGCGGCATGGGCCCAGGCCTGGCCTGCCAAGCCCATCACCATGGTCGTGCCGTTTCCGCCGGGCGGACCCACCGACATCGTGGCACGGCTGCTGGCGCAGAACATCGCGCAGCAGCTGGGGCAGAGCATCGTCGTCGACAACAGGCCCGGCGCCAATGGCAACATCGGCAATGCCGCCGTGGCCAAGGCCGCGCCCGACGGCTACACCGTGCTCTACAACACGTCTTCGATTGCGCTGAGCCCGGCGCTCTACAAGAAGCTCAGCTATGACGTGAACAAGGAACTGGCGCCGGTGGCGCTCACCGCGGTGGTGCCCCTGGCGCTGGTCACGCGCCAGGACCTGCCGGCGAAGAGCGTGCCGGAGTTCATGGCCTGGCTTAAGGCGCAGGGCGGCAAGGCTTCCTACGGCTCGGCTGGCAATGGCAACGTGACCCACCTCGCGGCGTTCCAGATGCTGCACGCGGCGCGGCTCGAAGCCTCGCACATTCCCTACAAGGGCAGCGCGCCCGCCGATCTGGCGCTCGCCGGCGGCCAGATCGACTTTCTCACCGACACCATCAACTCCGTCATTCCCTTCATCAAGAGCAAGCACATGAACCTGCTGGCGGTCACCACCGCCGAGCGCATGTCGCTGTTTCCCGAGGTGCCGACGCTGGCCGAGTCCGGCCTGCGCGGCTTCGAGGCCGGCGCCTGGCAGGGCATCATGGTGCCCGCGGGCACGCCGGCCGACGTGATCGCTCGGCTCAACACCGCCGTGAACCGGGCCCTGAAGAATCCCGAAGTGCTGGCCAAGCTGGCGCAGCAGGGCACCGAGGCGCTGGGATCGAGCCCCGAGCAGTACGGCGCCTATCTGCAAAAGGAGCTCAAGCGCTGGAAGGAGGTCGTGGCGGTGACCGGCGTATCGCTGGACTGA
- a CDS encoding NAD(P)/FAD-dependent oxidoreductase — MRESVDCVVIGAGVVGLAVARALALQGREVLVLEAAEAIGTGTSSRNSEVIHAGIYYPEGSLKARLCVRGKQLLYAYCAERGVPFERCGKLIVATTDAQRATLESIRLKALANGVDDLVLLDAAQAGALEPALQCVAALHSPSTGIIDSHALMLSLQGDLENAGGMVALYARVQGAEITPEGIVLHTADGMELLARTVVNSAGLHAPDLARTFKGLPSALVPTAHYCKGSYFTLAGRSPFSRLIYPVPESAGLGVHLTLDLGGQAKFGPDVEWVDDPDALVVDPRRGDAFYAAVRSYWPALADGALAPGYAGMRPKISAADAPAADFMLQGPKLHGVPGLVNLFGIESPGLTSCLALGEEVAQIVGAV; from the coding sequence ATGCGAGAAAGTGTGGATTGCGTCGTGATCGGCGCGGGAGTCGTGGGCCTGGCGGTGGCGCGTGCGCTGGCCTTGCAGGGCCGCGAGGTGCTGGTGCTCGAGGCGGCCGAGGCCATAGGCACGGGCACCAGTTCGCGCAACAGCGAAGTCATCCATGCCGGCATCTACTACCCTGAGGGCTCGCTCAAGGCCAGGCTCTGCGTGCGCGGCAAGCAGTTGCTCTACGCCTACTGCGCGGAGCGCGGCGTGCCGTTCGAGCGTTGCGGCAAGCTGATCGTCGCCACCACCGACGCGCAGCGCGCGACGCTCGAAAGCATTCGCCTCAAGGCGCTGGCAAATGGCGTCGATGACCTGGTGCTGCTCGATGCGGCCCAGGCCGGTGCGCTCGAGCCGGCGCTGCAATGCGTGGCCGCGCTGCATTCGCCAAGCACCGGCATCATCGACAGCCATGCGCTGATGCTGTCGCTGCAGGGCGATCTGGAGAATGCCGGCGGAATGGTCGCCTTGTATGCGCGCGTGCAAGGCGCGGAGATCACCCCCGAAGGCATCGTGCTGCATACCGCCGACGGCATGGAATTGCTGGCGCGGACCGTGGTGAATTCGGCCGGCCTGCACGCGCCGGATCTCGCGCGGACGTTCAAAGGCTTGCCCTCGGCGCTGGTGCCCACCGCCCATTACTGCAAGGGCAGCTACTTCACGCTCGCGGGCCGCAGCCCGTTCTCGCGCCTGATCTATCCCGTGCCCGAGTCCGCCGGCCTGGGCGTGCACCTGACGCTGGACCTGGGCGGCCAGGCCAAGTTCGGCCCGGATGTGGAATGGGTCGACGACCCCGATGCGCTGGTGGTGGACCCGCGCCGCGGCGACGCGTTCTACGCCGCCGTGCGCAGCTACTGGCCGGCGCTGGCCGACGGCGCGCTGGCGCCGGGCTATGCGGGCATGCGGCCCAAGATCAGCGCAGCCGATGCGCCGGCTGCCGACTTCATGCTCCAGGGGCCGAAGCTGCACGGCGTGCCGGGGTTGGTCAATCTGTTCGGCATCGAATCCCCGGGTTTGACGAGCTGCCTCGCGCTGGGCGAGGAAGTCGCGCAAATTGTGGGAGCTGTCTGA
- a CDS encoding DUF883 domain-containing protein, giving the protein MSKSVSETIANVPSDLEKLVSDLRGLLDSKTLDAVPEIQVLRKKLDEGIDTARESALSAAREAARQAKDAAKAADQYAHDEPWRVAGAALAAGAVLGFLLSRR; this is encoded by the coding sequence ATGTCGAAATCCGTCTCCGAAACCATCGCCAATGTTCCTTCCGACCTGGAAAAGCTGGTGAGCGATTTGCGTGGCCTGCTGGACAGCAAGACGCTGGATGCCGTGCCCGAAATCCAGGTGCTGCGCAAGAAGCTCGATGAAGGCATCGACACCGCACGCGAGTCGGCATTGAGCGCCGCGCGCGAAGCCGCACGCCAGGCCAAGGATGCGGCCAAGGCCGCCGATCAGTACGCGCATGACGAACCGTGGCGCGTCGCCGGCGCCGCGCTGGCCGCAGGCGCGGTGCTCGGTTTCCTGCTGTCGCGTCGTTGA
- a CDS encoding phage holin family protein, producing MNWLSLLGVDAFIARWRANVIEGAIAAEDRLELARLEWQDQKRRLTTLVVLGLSLAVLTVVTLTVLSIALMVHFWDTPQRLTVAWSVAGTWLVIWAGLLIGLIVTLRKVGNPFALTRNELAQDWRALKERL from the coding sequence GTGAACTGGTTGTCACTATTGGGCGTCGATGCGTTCATCGCGCGTTGGCGCGCCAATGTCATCGAAGGCGCCATTGCCGCGGAGGACCGCCTCGAGCTTGCGCGCCTCGAATGGCAGGACCAGAAGCGGCGCCTGACCACCTTGGTGGTCCTGGGTTTGTCGCTGGCGGTTCTGACCGTCGTCACGCTCACGGTGCTGTCGATTGCGCTGATGGTGCATTTCTGGGATACGCCCCAGCGGCTTACGGTGGCCTGGAGCGTGGCTGGCACCTGGCTGGTGATCTGGGCCGGCCTGCTGATCGGGTTGATCGTCACGCTGCGCAAGGTCGGCAATCCATTTGCCTTGACGCGCAATGAGCTGGCACAAGACTGGCGTGCATTGAAGGAGCGACTGTGA
- a CDS encoding quinone-dependent dihydroorotate dehydrogenase, which yields MSLIPYALARPFLFRLDAEAAHDLTMNLLARGQGTPLQWAWSQPMVSDPIELAGLRFPNRVGMAAGLDKNARCIDALSAMGFGFVEVGTVTPKPQPGNPQPRMFRIPQARALVNRLGFNNQGLEAFIANVRQSKCRAGGNPMLLGLNIGKNAATPIEDATSDYLIALDGVYPHADYVTVNISSPNTKNLRALQTDDALDALLGAIAERREQLAAQQGRRVPVFVKIAPDLEPEQVTVIAAILQRHGMDGVIATNTTIRRDAVQGLPHAEEAGGLSGAPVREASNEVVRQLRAALGPRFPIIGVGGIMSAEDAVEKIRAGADVVQIYSGLIYAGPALVQSAAKAIRALR from the coding sequence ATGTCTCTTATTCCCTACGCTCTGGCCCGACCCTTTCTGTTCCGTCTCGACGCCGAGGCCGCGCATGACCTGACCATGAATCTTCTGGCGCGCGGCCAGGGCACGCCGCTGCAGTGGGCGTGGTCGCAGCCCATGGTGTCGGACCCCATCGAGTTGGCCGGCCTGCGTTTTCCCAACCGCGTGGGAATGGCTGCGGGCCTCGACAAGAACGCGCGCTGCATCGACGCGCTCAGCGCCATGGGTTTCGGCTTCGTCGAAGTCGGCACCGTCACGCCCAAGCCCCAGCCCGGCAATCCGCAGCCGCGCATGTTCCGCATTCCGCAGGCGCGCGCCCTGGTCAACCGCCTGGGCTTCAACAACCAGGGGCTTGAGGCCTTCATTGCCAACGTGCGCCAGTCGAAGTGCCGCGCGGGCGGCAATCCGATGCTGCTGGGCCTGAACATCGGCAAGAACGCGGCCACGCCCATCGAGGATGCGACCAGCGACTACCTGATCGCGCTCGACGGCGTGTACCCGCATGCCGACTATGTGACGGTGAACATCAGCTCGCCCAACACCAAGAACCTGCGCGCGCTGCAGACCGACGATGCGCTAGACGCGCTGCTGGGCGCGATTGCCGAGCGCCGCGAACAGCTGGCCGCGCAGCAGGGGCGGCGCGTGCCGGTGTTCGTCAAGATCGCGCCCGATCTGGAGCCGGAGCAGGTCACGGTGATCGCCGCGATCCTGCAGCGCCACGGCATGGATGGCGTCATCGCCACCAACACCACCATCCGCCGCGATGCCGTGCAGGGCCTGCCGCACGCCGAGGAAGCCGGCGGGCTCTCGGGCGCGCCGGTGCGCGAGGCCAGCAACGAGGTGGTGCGCCAGCTGCGCGCGGCGCTCGGCCCGCGCTTTCCGATCATTGGCGTGGGCGGCATCATGAGCGCCGAGGATGCGGTGGAGAAGATCCGTGCGGGCGCGGATGTCGTGCAGATCTACAGCGGCCTGATCTACGCCGGGCCGGCGCTGGTGCAAAGCGCTGCGAAGGCCATTCGCGCGCTGCGCTGA
- the rpiA gene encoding ribose-5-phosphate isomerase RpiA, which produces MTTPAAALSQDELKTLVGQAALQYVQAGEIVGVGTGSTVNKFIDALATMKDQIRGAVSSSVASTERLKALGIAVFDANEVESLAVYIDGADEIDGNGYMVKGGGAALTREKIVAALAQRFVCIADESKLVAALGAFPLPVEVIPMAAQQIARRFEARGASATLRLKDGQPLVTDNGQHILDVRGLSIADPLAFESEVNQWPGVVTVGVFAHQKASVCLLGTAQGVRTLAY; this is translated from the coding sequence ATGACGACACCTGCCGCAGCCCTTTCCCAAGATGAACTAAAAACCCTGGTCGGCCAAGCCGCCCTCCAATACGTGCAGGCGGGCGAGATCGTCGGCGTGGGCACGGGATCCACGGTCAACAAGTTCATCGACGCACTGGCCACGATGAAGGACCAGATCCGCGGCGCGGTCTCGAGTTCGGTGGCCAGCACCGAGCGCCTGAAGGCGCTGGGTATCGCGGTGTTCGACGCGAATGAAGTCGAGTCGCTGGCCGTCTACATCGATGGCGCCGACGAGATCGACGGCAACGGCTACATGGTCAAGGGCGGCGGCGCGGCGCTCACGCGCGAGAAGATCGTGGCGGCGCTGGCGCAGCGCTTCGTCTGCATCGCCGACGAATCCAAGCTGGTCGCCGCGCTGGGCGCATTCCCGTTGCCGGTCGAAGTCATTCCCATGGCCGCGCAGCAGATCGCGCGCCGATTCGAGGCCCGCGGCGCGAGCGCCACGCTGCGCCTGAAAGACGGCCAGCCGCTGGTGACGGACAACGGCCAGCATATCCTCGATGTGCGCGGCCTGTCCATCGCCGATCCGCTGGCATTCGAATCCGAAGTGAACCAGTGGCCCGGCGTGGTCACGGTGGGTGTCTTCGCGCACCAGAAGGCCTCGGTCTGCCTGCTGGGCACGGCGCAGGGCGTGCGCACGCTGGCGTACTGA
- a CDS encoding glutaredoxin family protein — translation MHLLSRSHRPALLLAAALILAPGLAHEAAAQLIYRSVGPDGRVTFSDRELNTARPPVVAGEARTPTAAANDSLPYALREVQARFPVTLYTGNDCSPCASARALLMQRGVPFTEFSVRSTADAQALQALSGQDRLPFATIGQQHVTGFAADEWRQYLDAAGYPQTSVLPASYRQPAARTLAPQAPPVASDPSQAGNPAAAARGRTFEAPVIPPNRVTPSNPAGLTF, via the coding sequence ATGCATCTCCTGTCCCGCTCCCACCGCCCCGCCCTGCTGCTGGCCGCCGCGCTCATTCTGGCGCCAGGCCTGGCACATGAGGCCGCGGCGCAACTCATCTACCGCAGTGTCGGCCCGGACGGGCGTGTGACGTTTTCCGACCGGGAGCTGAACACCGCACGCCCTCCGGTGGTTGCCGGCGAGGCACGCACACCCACGGCGGCGGCCAACGACTCGCTGCCGTATGCGCTGCGCGAAGTCCAGGCCCGTTTTCCGGTGACGCTCTACACCGGCAACGACTGCAGCCCCTGCGCCAGCGCCCGCGCGCTGCTGATGCAGCGCGGTGTTCCATTCACCGAGTTCAGCGTGCGCAGCACCGCCGACGCACAGGCGCTGCAGGCGCTCAGCGGCCAGGACCGCCTGCCGTTCGCCACCATCGGCCAGCAGCATGTCACGGGGTTTGCCGCCGACGAATGGCGCCAGTACCTCGATGCGGCCGGCTATCCGCAGACCTCGGTCCTGCCCGCAAGCTACCGCCAGCCCGCGGCGCGCACGCTCGCACCCCAGGCGCCGCCAGTCGCGTCCGATCCGTCCCAGGCGGGCAATCCGGCCGCTGCGGCACGCGGGCGCACCTTCGAAGCGCCCGTGATACCTCCCAACCGCGTCACGCCCAGCAATCCTGCCGGCCTGACCTTCTAG
- a CDS encoding M3 family metallopeptidase — protein MSNPLLETTDLPLFDRIQPEHVQPAINQLMEQASQALETVTAADFPARWESIAGVLDVATEKFSSAWGAVSHLNSVADTPEMRAAYNEMLPKVTEFWTRLGADERLYAKYKAIDPATLNPEQRRAWDNAIRNFVLSGAELQGEAKARFAQIQERSAELSQKFSENALDATDAFAYYATLDELDGVPADVQQAARAAAEAEGRDGYKLTLKMPCYLPVMQFARRSQLRETLYKAYVTRASDQALGEALKFDNSANIREILALRQEESELLGYANFGELSLVTKMAKSPAEVIAFLRDLARRARPYAEKDVADLRAFAKEELGLADPQPWDWSYVAEKLKEARYAFSEQEVKQYFPAPKVLAGLFKIVEDLFEVSIRRDVAAVWNPAVEFYRIERATASGPQLVGQFYLDQPARKGKRGGAWMDDVRARWLRPDNARLQTPVAHLVCNFADGVDGKPALLTHDDVITLFHETGHGLHHLLTQVNERDVSGISGVEWDAVELPSQFMENFCWEWNVLEHMTAHVDTGEPLPRALYDKMIAAKNFQSGMATLRQIEFSLFDMLLHTSAPPEDIMPLLSQVRAEVAVLPAPVYSRTAHTFSHIFAGGYAAGYYSYKWAEVLSADAYAAFEETARPDGSNAPETGRRYRAAILEAGGSRSAMDSFKAFRGREPSLDALLRHQGMADPVAA, from the coding sequence ATGAGCAATCCACTTCTCGAGACCACAGACCTGCCGCTGTTCGACCGCATCCAGCCCGAACATGTGCAGCCAGCAATCAACCAGTTGATGGAGCAGGCCAGCCAGGCGCTGGAGACGGTGACCGCGGCGGACTTTCCCGCGCGCTGGGAATCGATTGCCGGCGTACTCGATGTCGCGACCGAGAAGTTTTCCAGTGCCTGGGGCGCGGTGAGCCATCTCAACAGCGTGGCCGACACGCCCGAGATGCGTGCCGCCTACAACGAGATGCTGCCCAAGGTCACCGAGTTCTGGACCCGCCTGGGTGCCGACGAACGGCTCTATGCCAAGTACAAGGCCATCGATCCGGCGACACTCAACCCCGAGCAGCGCCGCGCCTGGGACAACGCCATCCGCAACTTCGTGCTTTCGGGAGCGGAGCTGCAGGGCGAGGCCAAGGCACGCTTCGCGCAGATCCAGGAGCGCTCGGCCGAGCTGAGCCAGAAGTTCAGCGAGAACGCGCTCGATGCCACCGATGCGTTTGCCTACTACGCCACGCTGGACGAACTCGATGGCGTGCCCGCCGATGTGCAGCAGGCGGCACGCGCGGCCGCCGAAGCCGAAGGCCGCGATGGCTACAAGCTCACGCTGAAGATGCCCTGCTACCTGCCGGTCATGCAGTTCGCGCGCCGCAGCCAGCTGCGCGAGACGCTCTACAAGGCCTATGTCACGCGTGCTTCCGACCAGGCGCTGGGCGAGGCGCTCAAGTTCGACAACAGCGCCAACATCCGCGAAATCCTCGCGCTGCGCCAGGAAGAATCCGAGCTGCTGGGCTACGCCAACTTCGGCGAGCTGTCGCTGGTCACGAAGATGGCCAAGTCGCCGGCTGAAGTCATCGCCTTCCTGCGCGACCTCGCGCGCCGCGCCCGCCCCTACGCCGAAAAGGACGTCGCCGACCTGCGCGCGTTCGCGAAGGAGGAGTTGGGCCTGGCCGATCCCCAGCCCTGGGACTGGAGCTATGTGGCCGAGAAGCTCAAGGAAGCGCGCTATGCCTTCAGCGAGCAGGAGGTCAAGCAGTACTTCCCCGCACCCAAGGTGCTGGCCGGACTGTTCAAGATCGTCGAAGACCTGTTCGAGGTCAGCATCCGCCGCGATGTCGCAGCGGTGTGGAACCCCGCCGTCGAGTTCTACCGCATCGAACGTGCCACCGCCAGCGGCCCGCAGCTGGTCGGCCAGTTCTATCTGGACCAACCGGCGCGCAAGGGCAAGCGCGGCGGCGCCTGGATGGACGACGTGCGCGCGCGCTGGCTGCGCCCCGACAACGCCAGGCTGCAGACTCCGGTCGCGCACCTGGTCTGCAACTTCGCCGACGGCGTGGACGGCAAGCCCGCGCTGCTCACGCACGATGACGTGATCACGCTGTTCCATGAAACCGGCCATGGCCTGCACCACCTGCTGACCCAGGTCAACGAGCGCGACGTCTCGGGCATTTCCGGCGTGGAATGGGATGCCGTCGAACTGCCGAGCCAGTTCATGGAGAATTTCTGCTGGGAGTGGAATGTGCTCGAGCACATGACGGCCCATGTCGATACCGGCGAGCCGCTGCCGCGCGCGCTCTACGACAAGATGATCGCCGCCAAGAACTTCCAGAGCGGCATGGCGACGCTGCGCCAGATCGAGTTCTCGCTGTTCGACATGCTGCTGCACACCTCGGCCCCGCCAGAGGACATCATGCCGCTGCTGTCCCAGGTCCGTGCCGAAGTCGCGGTGCTGCCCGCCCCGGTCTACAGCCGCACGGCCCACACCTTCAGCCATATCTTCGCGGGCGGCTACGCCGCGGGCTATTACAGCTACAAGTGGGCCGAAGTGCTGAGCGCCGACGCCTATGCGGCCTTCGAGGAGACCGCACGGCCCGACGGCAGCAACGCGCCCGAAACCGGCCGCCGTTACCGCGCCGCCATCCTCGAAGCCGGCGGCAGCCGCTCGGCCATGGACTCGTTCAAGGCCTTCCGCGGCCGCGAGCCGTCGCTCGACGCACTGCTGCGCCATCAGGGCATGGCCGATCCGGTCGCGGCCTGA
- the folD gene encoding bifunctional methylenetetrahydrofolate dehydrogenase/methenyltetrahydrofolate cyclohydrolase FolD: MTAQLIDGNALSRQLRAEVATRAAALKARGVTPGLAVVLVGDNPASQVYVRNKVKACEEAGLHSVLEKYDASMTEAELLARVEALNNDPSIHGILVQLPLPKHIDDHKVIEAISPLKDVDGFHVASAGALMVGEVGFKACTPYGCMKMLESIGMKDLRGKHAVVIGRSNIVGKPMAMMLLQANATVTICHSGTADLGAMTRQADVIVAAVGKRDVLTADMVKPGAVVIDVGMNRNDEGKLCGDVDFAGVKEVAGFITPVPGGVGPMTITMLLVNTMEAAERSAS, from the coding sequence ATGACAGCCCAACTCATCGACGGCAACGCCCTCTCCCGCCAACTGCGCGCCGAAGTCGCCACCCGCGCCGCGGCGCTCAAGGCGCGCGGCGTCACGCCGGGCCTCGCCGTGGTGCTGGTGGGCGACAACCCGGCCAGCCAGGTCTACGTGCGCAACAAGGTCAAGGCCTGCGAGGAAGCCGGCCTGCATTCGGTGCTCGAGAAGTACGATGCCAGCATGACCGAGGCCGAGCTGCTGGCGCGCGTCGAAGCGCTCAACAACGACCCGAGCATCCACGGCATCCTGGTGCAGCTGCCGCTGCCCAAGCATATCGACGACCACAAGGTCATCGAAGCCATCTCGCCGCTCAAGGACGTCGACGGTTTCCACGTGGCCAGCGCCGGTGCGCTCATGGTCGGTGAAGTCGGCTTCAAGGCCTGCACGCCCTACGGCTGCATGAAGATGCTGGAATCGATCGGCATGAAGGACCTGCGCGGCAAGCACGCGGTGGTCATCGGCCGCTCGAACATCGTCGGCAAGCCCATGGCCATGATGCTGCTGCAGGCCAACGCCACCGTGACCATCTGCCACAGCGGCACGGCCGACCTGGGCGCGATGACGCGCCAGGCCGATGTGATCGTGGCCGCCGTGGGCAAGCGCGACGTGCTCACGGCCGACATGGTCAAGCCCGGCGCGGTGGTCATCGACGTCGGCATGAACCGCAACGACGAAGGCAAGCTCTGCGGCGACGTGGACTTTGCCGGGGTGAAGGAAGTCGCGGGTTTCATTACCCCGGTTCCCGGCGGTGTCGGCCCGATGACGATTACGATGCTTTTGGTAAACACCATGGAAGCCGCCGAACGTTCGGCAAGCTGA
- a CDS encoding response regulator transcription factor, translating to MSLIPKKGTVYVVDDDEAVRDSLQWLLEGKDYRVRCFDAAESFLARYDPREVACLIVDIRMGGMTGLELQDRLIERKSPLPIVFITGHGDVPMAVNTMKKGALDFIQKPFNEEELLGLVERMLDHAREAFAGHQQAASRDALLSKLTSREAQVLERIVAGRLNKQIADDLGISIKTVEAHRANIMEKLNANTVADLLKIALGQNQPTGKVPA from the coding sequence ATGAGTTTGATTCCGAAAAAAGGCACTGTGTATGTGGTGGACGACGACGAGGCCGTCCGTGATTCCTTGCAGTGGTTGCTCGAAGGCAAGGACTATCGCGTGCGCTGCTTCGATGCCGCCGAATCGTTTCTCGCGCGCTACGACCCGCGCGAGGTCGCCTGCCTGATTGTCGACATCCGCATGGGCGGCATGACCGGCCTGGAGCTGCAAGACCGGCTGATCGAGCGCAAGTCGCCGCTGCCCATCGTGTTCATCACGGGCCATGGCGACGTGCCGATGGCGGTCAACACCATGAAGAAGGGCGCGCTGGATTTCATCCAGAAGCCGTTCAATGAGGAAGAACTGCTGGGGCTGGTCGAGCGCATGCTGGACCATGCCCGCGAAGCCTTTGCCGGCCACCAGCAGGCCGCGAGCCGCGACGCGCTGCTGTCCAAGCTCACCAGCCGCGAAGCGCAGGTGCTCGAGCGCATCGTCGCCGGCCGCCTGAACAAGCAGATTGCCGACGACCTGGGCATCAGCATCAAGACGGTGGAGGCGCACCGCGCCAACATCATGGAAAAGCTCAACGCCAACACGGTGGCCGATCTGCTGAAGATCGCGCTCGGACAAAACCAACCCACAGGCAAGGTCCCCGCCTGA